The Pelagibacterium halotolerans B2 nucleotide sequence GTTGATGTCGCCAAAGCCCATGTCATAGGCCCCCGTCGCCACGCGCGGAATGACCTCGACCGAGCCATTGCCGACATCGAAGGTCACATCGAGCCCTTCTTGTTCGAAATACCCGTTGTCGCGCGCCAGCATGAAGCCGGCGGCGGGACCTTCGATGCGCCAGTCCAGCGTGAAGCGGACCGGCGTCAACTCCTGGCTCAGCACCGGTGCGGCAAGGCTTGCGCCCAGAACCAGCGACCCGGCGGCCAGCGTGAACACTCTGCGGTTGAGCATGATGGATTTACCCCTTGGTTTTGCCAGGGATGATAGAAGCGCGGCGATTTTTGACTGTAAAGTAAAAAATGCCAAATCCTGTGCAAGCCCAACCAATTGCCTAAGGCTTGGGCAGGCTGCACAGGAGGTTTGGTCTTGCCTTGGGCAATGCCGGCGCTAGGCCGCCCGCACCGCCGGCTGCGTCCGCTCGCGAGCGCCCTCGGTGACCCGGAAGATATCGACGATGTCGTCGAGCTGGCGGGCCTGCGCCTCGGTCTGCTCGATTGCCGCGTTCGTCTCCTCGACAAGCGCGGCATTGTGCTGGGTCATCTCGTCGAGCTGGCCCACCGCCCTGTTCACTTCGGAGATGGAATCCGCCTGTTCGCGATTGGCGCTGGCGACTTCGCCCATCAATCGGGCATTGGCCATGATCGCCTCGCGCATCTGTTCGAGCATGCCCGCCGCGTCGCGTACGAGTTTCGAGCCGCCACCCACTTCGCTGGCGCTCTGTTCGATCAGCGCCTTGACCTCGGACGACGCCTGCGCCGCCGATTGCGCCAGCCGGCGCACCTCGATGGCGACGACCGCGAACCCCTTGCCCGCTTCCCCGGCCCGCGCCGCTTCCACCGAAGCGTTGAGCGCCAGAAGGTTGGTCTGGAACGCGATGTCGTCGATCATCCCGATGATTGTCGAGATCTTGCCCGAAGACGTGGTGATGCGCTCCATGGCCGTCGTGGCCTCGCCCATCACCTCGCCGCCATTGCCGGCAAGCTCGGAAACCTCGTTGACCCGTTCGAGCGCCTGCTGCGCCCGCTGGGCGTTCGACGCGATGGCCGCGGCCACCACTTCCATGGCCGCCGAGGTTTCCTCGATGGTCGCGGCCTGCCGCGTCGTGCGGTCGGCCAGGTCTGTGGCGCCCGAAAGGATTTCGCCCGTCGCGGTGCGCACCGAGCGCGAGGTCTGGCGCAACCGCCCGACGATCTCGGTCAATTTGTCGGCCACCGCATTGGTATCGGATTTGAGCTTGTCGAAGGCCCCGCTGTACTCGCCCGTCACCCGCCGCGTCAGGTCGGTCTGCGCCAGCGCGGCCAGCACCTCCCCGGTTTCATCGAGCCCGTTGGCGACGGTCGAGACGAGCCCGTTCACGCTCCGGGCCAGCGCGTTAAGCTGCTCGTCGGGGAAGGTCTCGTCCACCCTGCGGCTGAAATCGCCCTCGATAGCGGCATCGACCACCGCCCCGAACGCATCGCGCAATTGCTCCATCATGGCGGCACGCTCGGCCCGGCGCATTTCACTCGTCTGGCGTTCCGCATCGGTCATTTCGGCCACGCGGACCCCGTTCTGGCGGAACACTTCCACCGACCGCGCCATAAGCCCCACCTCGTTGCCCTGGCCGGTATAGGGCACCTGCGCGCTGACGGGGTCGGTGGCGACCTCTTCCATTGCCGCTGCCAGCCGCCCCAGCGGACGCATCAGACGGCGCGAGACGACAAGCACGATGCCTCCGGCCACGACGAGCACGGCCAGCGACAGCCCGCCCAGCAGCATCAGCACCTGATCCTGCAACGCAACGATCTTGGCCTTTTCCACGCCCACATAAAGGATGCCCAGAATATCGCCGTCGGGGCTCATGATCGGCTGATAAGCGGTGAAATAGGGATTGCCCAGGATGATGGCCTCGCCAAGGAAGGTCCGTCCGTCCATCACCACCGGATAGACGGCCCCGCTCTGGCCCAGTTCGGTTCCGATGGCGCGGGTCCCGTCGGGCTTGATGATATTGGTGGTGCGGCGCCAGAAATCCTGCGTTTCCTCGTCCCACACAAAGACGGTCGCCGTCTCCCCGGTCACCTGCGTAATCTTGTCGATCAGCGCATTGTCGGTGAATTCGGGAATGGCGGGAAGCGTTACACCG carries:
- a CDS encoding methyl-accepting chemotaxis protein, with the protein product MKFSRPSIKNIKLSTSVVFLFLAVLALSIGSIFWLVDSELRSEIARTAHDNQQSNLRVAATMLADAVEGGEVVWNSDNEVSGVTLPAIPEFTDNALIDKITQVTGETATVFVWDEETQDFWRRTTNIIKPDGTRAIGTELGQSGAVYPVVMDGRTFLGEAIILGNPYFTAYQPIMSPDGDILGILYVGVEKAKIVALQDQVLMLLGGLSLAVLVVAGGIVLVVSRRLMRPLGRLAAAMEEVATDPVSAQVPYTGQGNEVGLMARSVEVFRQNGVRVAEMTDAERQTSEMRRAERAAMMEQLRDAFGAVVDAAIEGDFSRRVDETFPDEQLNALARSVNGLVSTVANGLDETGEVLAALAQTDLTRRVTGEYSGAFDKLKSDTNAVADKLTEIVGRLRQTSRSVRTATGEILSGATDLADRTTRQAATIEETSAAMEVVAAAIASNAQRAQQALERVNEVSELAGNGGEVMGEATTAMERITTSSGKISTIIGMIDDIAFQTNLLALNASVEAARAGEAGKGFAVVAIEVRRLAQSAAQASSEVKALIEQSASEVGGGSKLVRDAAGMLEQMREAIMANARLMGEVASANREQADSISEVNRAVGQLDEMTQHNAALVEETNAAIEQTEAQARQLDDIVDIFRVTEGARERTQPAVRAA